Proteins encoded by one window of Sphingomonas ginkgonis:
- a CDS encoding DNA polymerase III subunit delta — translation MKADRKRLGEALDRPDPAIRFYLFHGDDGSTSRALADRLLKGCAAEKAPLAAAELRSDPARLVDEAQAIGLFGGARLLWIEPAGEECAAAVTALLDAPAAESATVAIAGKLRKGSALLKLAEGAKTALAHVSYEPSARDADQAILALAASVGLRIRPDVARRVAQATNADPLVARQELTKFALYLDATPGAPKDLGHDTVDAVGVDASEGEGSRAVDLALTGSTVALVAELDRLEAGSLEAISLLRALQRRLLLLAPLHARVQGGESVDSVLATQKRTLFWRDFDAIAPMLRLWNADKLAQLGERLAQLECNLMLQPIPTDASLGEEIVAIARAAARR, via the coding sequence GTGAAGGCCGACCGAAAGCGGCTCGGCGAGGCGCTCGACCGTCCGGACCCGGCGATTCGCTTCTACCTGTTCCACGGCGACGACGGCTCCACCTCGCGCGCACTCGCGGACCGGCTCCTGAAGGGCTGCGCGGCCGAGAAGGCGCCGCTCGCCGCGGCCGAACTCCGCTCTGATCCGGCCCGATTGGTGGACGAGGCGCAGGCGATCGGCCTGTTCGGGGGAGCGCGGTTGCTGTGGATTGAACCCGCGGGTGAGGAATGCGCCGCCGCCGTGACGGCCCTGCTCGACGCGCCCGCAGCCGAAAGTGCGACGGTCGCGATCGCCGGCAAGCTCCGCAAGGGGTCGGCGCTGCTCAAGCTGGCGGAGGGAGCCAAGACCGCTCTCGCCCATGTCAGTTATGAGCCGTCCGCGCGCGATGCCGATCAGGCGATATTGGCGCTCGCGGCATCGGTCGGCCTGCGCATCCGCCCCGACGTGGCCCGCCGAGTGGCGCAGGCCACCAACGCCGATCCGCTCGTCGCGCGGCAGGAACTGACCAAGTTCGCGCTCTATCTGGATGCCACCCCGGGCGCTCCCAAGGATCTCGGCCATGACACGGTCGATGCGGTCGGGGTCGACGCCAGCGAAGGCGAAGGTAGCCGCGCGGTCGACCTTGCGCTGACTGGCTCGACCGTTGCGCTCGTGGCCGAGCTCGACCGGCTTGAGGCTGGGAGCCTCGAGGCGATATCCCTCCTCCGCGCGCTGCAGCGCCGGCTTCTGCTGCTCGCCCCCTTGCACGCTCGCGTTCAAGGAGGTGAGAGCGTCGATTCGGTGCTTGCAACGCAGAAGCGCACGCTCTTCTGGCGCGACTTCGACGCGATCGCGCCGATGCTGCGCCTGTGGAATGCCGACAAGCTCGCTCAGCTAGGTGAGCGGCTTGCCCAGCTCGAGTGTAACCTGATGCTCCAGCCGATCCCCACAGATGCGTCGCTGGGCGAAGAGATAGTAGCGATTGCCCGCGCAGCCGCTCGGCGCTGA
- a CDS encoding ParB/RepB/Spo0J family partition protein: MSLRKPGMGLGRGLSALLEEQGRPDPDAAPQDRAGPREIEIASIRPNPNQPRRQFDEESIAELAQSISARGVLQPILVRLAAGGTYQIIAGERRWRAAQRAQLHRIPAIVREMDDAATAEVALIENIQRDDLNALEEAQGYKALITTYGHRQEDVAALVHKSRSHVTNLLRLLDLPEFVQKALMNGEINMGHARAVAAAADPEALTREIIEKGLSVRQAEALAKQVRPGGEQPKGAGRTGGGSADADLVALERQLGDVTGLKVKLTHGAKGGTVTLAYSNLDQLDMICQRLSGETI; encoded by the coding sequence ATGAGCCTGCGCAAGCCTGGCATGGGGCTCGGCCGCGGACTGTCTGCCCTCCTGGAGGAGCAAGGGCGTCCGGATCCCGATGCGGCCCCCCAAGATCGAGCCGGTCCACGCGAGATTGAGATTGCCTCCATTCGGCCGAACCCGAACCAGCCAAGACGACAGTTCGACGAGGAGAGCATTGCCGAGCTCGCCCAATCGATCAGCGCTCGCGGCGTGCTCCAGCCCATTCTCGTGCGGCTGGCAGCTGGTGGTACCTACCAGATCATCGCCGGTGAGCGGCGTTGGCGGGCTGCCCAGCGCGCGCAACTGCACCGCATCCCGGCAATCGTCCGAGAGATGGACGATGCCGCCACGGCCGAAGTCGCGCTGATCGAGAATATTCAGCGCGACGATCTCAATGCGCTGGAAGAGGCGCAGGGCTACAAGGCGTTAATCACTACGTACGGCCATCGCCAGGAAGACGTCGCCGCGCTCGTCCACAAGTCGCGTAGCCACGTCACTAACCTATTGAGATTGCTCGATCTTCCCGAGTTCGTCCAGAAGGCCTTGATGAACGGCGAGATCAACATGGGGCATGCCCGGGCGGTCGCCGCGGCGGCTGATCCTGAGGCGCTGACCCGCGAGATCATCGAGAAGGGTCTGTCGGTGCGACAAGCGGAGGCACTGGCCAAGCAGGTGCGGCCGGGCGGCGAGCAGCCGAAAGGCGCTGGTCGAACCGGCGGCGGCTCGGCGGATGCTGACCTTGTCGCGTTGGAACGGCAGCTTGGGGACGTGACCGGACTCAAGGTCAAGCTGACCCATGGAGCGAAGGGCGGAACGGTGACGCTGGCCTACTCCAATCTGGATCAGCTCGACATGATCTGCCAGCGCCTGTCCGGCGAAACGATCTGA
- a CDS encoding ParA family protein has protein sequence MIRVAIANQKGGVGKTTTAVNLATALAAVGWKVLLVDLDPQGNASTGLGVGQSVRERSSYDVLIGEASIAEAVMPTRVPRLDLLPATQDLSGAEIELVEFERRTHRLADAFDRSPAGRWDICLIDCPPSLGLLTVNALVAAKHLLVPLQCEFFALEGLSQLLQTVERIRVRFNDDLGILGVALTMFDRRNNLSQAVADDVRACLGTAVFETVVPRNVRLSEAPSHGLPALIYDLKCPGSEAYVKLARELMGRLPRPAEAA, from the coding sequence ATGATCCGCGTCGCCATCGCGAATCAAAAGGGTGGGGTCGGTAAGACGACCACTGCGGTGAACCTGGCGACGGCACTGGCCGCAGTCGGCTGGAAGGTACTGCTGGTCGACCTCGATCCACAAGGCAACGCCTCGACGGGGCTCGGCGTCGGCCAATCTGTTCGCGAGAGAAGCAGTTATGACGTACTGATCGGAGAGGCGAGTATTGCGGAAGCGGTGATGCCGACGCGTGTTCCACGGCTTGACCTACTGCCCGCCACCCAGGATCTTTCGGGAGCCGAGATAGAATTGGTCGAGTTCGAGCGTCGGACTCACCGGCTTGCCGATGCGTTCGATCGATCGCCTGCCGGCCGATGGGACATCTGCCTCATCGACTGCCCACCTTCTCTGGGCCTGCTTACCGTGAATGCGCTAGTTGCGGCCAAGCATTTGCTGGTGCCGCTCCAGTGCGAATTCTTCGCACTCGAGGGGCTAAGCCAGTTGCTGCAGACGGTTGAGCGGATCAGGGTCCGCTTCAACGATGACCTTGGCATTCTTGGTGTTGCACTGACGATGTTTGATCGCCGCAACAACCTGAGTCAGGCAGTCGCCGACGATGTGCGCGCCTGTCTCGGCACCGCCGTGTTCGAAACAGTGGTGCCGCGAAACGTCCGTCTTTCCGAAGCGCCGAGCCATGGCCTCCCAGCCTTGATCTACGACCTTAAGTGCCCGGGATCCGAGGCCTATGTGAAGCTTGCCCGCGAGTTGATGGGCCGGTTGCCGCGCCCGGCGGAAGCGGCATGA
- the rsmG gene encoding 16S rRNA (guanine(527)-N(7))-methyltransferase RsmG, which yields MIEAFAAASGRDVSRETWKQLNEYVRLLVDENKRQNLIAKSSVAEVWSRHLLDSAQLVRLSSPLIRTWLDIGSGAGLPGVVTAILTNEPTTLVEPRPLRTAFLTKVKHDLGLDNLEIVTGKVEGVSGPYSTITARAVASLSNLFAAAWQLAAPETLWILPKGRGAKIEVEEARQAWQGDFRFEPSLTSTESLIVVASGVRPRFRGGKR from the coding sequence ATGATTGAGGCTTTCGCCGCAGCAAGCGGGCGTGATGTTTCACGTGAAACATGGAAGCAGTTGAACGAATACGTCCGGCTGCTTGTCGACGAAAACAAGCGCCAAAACTTAATCGCGAAGAGCAGTGTCGCAGAGGTTTGGTCTCGACATCTGCTCGATAGCGCACAGCTGGTTCGACTTTCTTCGCCACTTATTCGGACGTGGCTGGACATTGGATCTGGCGCTGGACTCCCTGGCGTTGTTACCGCGATCCTGACGAACGAACCAACAACTCTCGTTGAACCTCGGCCGCTCCGCACCGCCTTCTTGACCAAGGTGAAGCATGATCTTGGCCTCGACAATCTTGAGATCGTAACCGGCAAGGTCGAGGGAGTCAGTGGACCATATTCTACGATCACGGCGCGAGCAGTGGCCTCGCTGTCCAATCTGTTCGCCGCCGCATGGCAGCTTGCCGCACCAGAGACACTGTGGATCCTGCCCAAGGGGCGTGGAGCAAAGATCGAAGTGGAAGAGGCGCGGCAAGCGTGGCAAGGTGATTTCCGGTTCGAGCCCAGCCTGACCAGCACTGAATCGCTGATCGTTGTCGCGAGTGGGGTTCGTCCGCGTTTCCGGGGAGGGAAGAGATGA
- the mnmG gene encoding tRNA uridine-5-carboxymethylaminomethyl(34) synthesis enzyme MnmG, translated as MVDMFDVIVIGAGHAGCEAATAAARRGARVALLSFDRANLGQMSCNPSIGGVGKGHLVRELDVFDGLMARAADRAAIHRRMLNRSKGPAVWGPRVQADRSVYASAIREMVGQSGVRLIEGEATDLVFASDRLRGVKLSDGTILNAHALVIATGTFLSARLFIGEQTLVGGRTGEKSAHALSARLREIGLGQGRLKTGTPPRLDGRTIDWARLESQHSDADHWSMSFLSLPNDNPQLSCAVTRTNEHTHEVIRSAKSRSPLYSGAIGGRGPRYCPSIEDKVQRFGDRHSHQIFLEPESLTNHAVYPNGVSTSLPIEIQRKFLRTIEGLERVQISKPGYAVEYEFVDPRRLDSTLSVKGLKGLFLAGQINGTTGYEEAAGQGLVAGLNAAAVGCDLAPVLFDRTSSYIGVMIDDLTLQGVSEPYRMMTARSEYRLALRADNATTRLGTTAIDAACISVERRKLIERHLTSRASPTWSDTPEGAADALYAPYLDRQKREWEQVQSDRKLPIPLGFAYRAVPGLSGEMVERLASASPDNLEQASRIPGITPAALSALNVALVRAAA; from the coding sequence ATGGTCGATATGTTCGATGTTATCGTAATTGGCGCCGGTCACGCCGGCTGCGAAGCCGCCACCGCGGCGGCACGTCGAGGCGCCCGAGTGGCGCTTCTGAGCTTCGACCGGGCAAACCTCGGGCAGATGTCCTGCAACCCGTCGATCGGCGGGGTGGGCAAGGGGCACCTCGTTCGCGAATTGGACGTGTTCGATGGGTTAATGGCAAGAGCGGCCGACCGGGCGGCTATTCACCGACGCATGCTGAACCGCTCGAAGGGGCCGGCAGTATGGGGTCCGCGCGTGCAAGCGGATCGGAGTGTCTATGCGTCAGCCATTCGCGAGATGGTTGGCCAAAGTGGTGTTCGACTGATCGAAGGCGAGGCGACTGACCTCGTTTTCGCATCGGATCGATTGCGCGGCGTGAAACTAAGCGACGGCACGATTCTGAATGCGCATGCCTTAGTAATTGCAACGGGCACTTTCCTGTCCGCCCGACTCTTCATCGGGGAGCAGACCCTTGTGGGGGGAAGAACGGGGGAGAAGTCCGCTCATGCACTCTCCGCGCGGCTGCGTGAGATCGGCCTCGGGCAGGGTCGGCTAAAAACGGGTACGCCACCTCGGCTGGATGGACGCACGATCGATTGGGCGCGCCTGGAATCTCAGCATAGCGATGCCGACCACTGGTCGATGTCGTTCCTTTCACTGCCCAACGACAATCCGCAGCTGAGTTGCGCAGTCACCCGGACTAACGAACATACGCACGAGGTCATCCGTTCAGCGAAGAGCCGATCTCCGCTATACTCAGGCGCTATTGGGGGAAGGGGGCCTCGATACTGTCCATCCATTGAGGATAAGGTGCAGCGATTTGGAGATCGCCACAGCCACCAGATTTTTCTGGAGCCTGAAAGTCTAACGAACCACGCCGTGTATCCGAATGGAGTATCCACTTCACTTCCAATTGAAATCCAGAGGAAGTTCCTCCGGACGATTGAAGGGCTTGAGCGAGTTCAAATCAGCAAGCCGGGTTACGCAGTTGAGTACGAGTTCGTTGATCCGCGGCGCCTTGATTCTACGTTGAGCGTGAAGGGTCTGAAAGGCCTGTTCCTCGCTGGGCAGATCAACGGCACCACTGGGTACGAGGAGGCCGCAGGGCAAGGCTTAGTGGCGGGGCTGAATGCTGCTGCAGTCGGGTGCGACCTGGCTCCGGTGCTGTTTGATCGAACCAGCAGCTACATTGGGGTCATGATTGATGATCTGACACTTCAAGGCGTCAGTGAGCCGTACCGAATGATGACAGCTCGATCTGAGTATCGACTGGCCTTACGCGCGGATAATGCCACTACTCGTCTGGGGACGACAGCAATCGATGCCGCGTGCATTAGCGTTGAACGACGCAAACTTATCGAAAGGCATTTGACTTCGCGAGCTTCTCCGACCTGGTCAGACACGCCGGAAGGCGCCGCCGACGCGCTCTATGCACCTTACCTCGATCGCCAGAAGCGCGAGTGGGAGCAGGTCCAGAGTGATCGAAAGCTGCCTATACCGTTAGGCTTTGCGTACCGAGCGGTTCCAGGTCTCTCTGGAGAGATGGTTGAACGTCTTGCATCTGCGTCCCCGGACAATCTCGAGCAGGCTTCGCGCATACCGGGCATCACGCCGGCGGCATTATCTGCCTTGAACGTAGCGCTTGTTCGCGCTGCGGCATGA
- the mnmE gene encoding tRNA uridine-5-carboxymethylaminomethyl(34) synthesis GTPase MnmE, with amino-acid sequence MAADTIYALASGRPPAAIAIIRISGPAAHDSARALAGELPPPRLAALRWLRDAAGQKLDEALLLRFDAPASATREDCVELHCHGGRAVVDAVLAALGATGLARLAEPGEFTRRALANGRVDLIAAEGLADLLEAETETQRRQALALADGTLGAAIRGWRERLVNLSAQAEAAIDYVDEEEETRTDLEPLRCEAEGLVREWRSWLDRPSAEKLREGIRLVVAGPPNAGKSSLVNALAGSERAIVTAIAGTTRDVIEVPLALGGVAFTLVDTAGQRDTYDPVERIGVARAEAEAAGADILLWLGDASDAPIHDQLILVAPKADLEQSAVGLPVSSLTGAGLTDLMAEVRTRASTLLPHEGQIALNRRQRDCLADAEDALASPSSDLLLLAEQLRATLRALDHLTGQVGIEDMLDALFTRFCLGK; translated from the coding sequence GTGGCCGCCGACACCATTTACGCGCTGGCGAGCGGACGGCCGCCGGCGGCGATCGCCATTATCCGGATCAGCGGCCCCGCCGCGCATGATTCGGCCCGTGCGCTGGCGGGGGAGTTGCCACCGCCGCGTCTCGCCGCGCTGCGCTGGCTGCGTGACGCCGCCGGGCAGAAGCTGGACGAGGCGTTGTTGCTCCGCTTCGATGCGCCGGCGAGCGCAACCAGAGAGGATTGCGTCGAGCTGCATTGCCATGGTGGCCGCGCGGTCGTCGACGCGGTGCTCGCGGCGCTCGGTGCGACGGGCCTTGCCCGACTGGCCGAGCCGGGCGAGTTCACGCGCCGGGCGCTGGCGAACGGCCGGGTCGACCTGATCGCGGCGGAGGGGCTCGCCGACCTGCTCGAGGCCGAGACCGAGACCCAGCGACGCCAGGCGCTGGCGCTCGCCGACGGAACCCTCGGTGCCGCGATCCGCGGCTGGCGCGAGCGGCTGGTGAACCTCTCGGCGCAGGCCGAAGCGGCGATCGACTATGTCGACGAGGAGGAGGAGACCCGGACGGATCTCGAGCCTTTGCGGTGCGAGGCGGAAGGGCTGGTGCGGGAGTGGCGGTCTTGGCTGGACCGTCCATCCGCCGAAAAGCTGCGCGAGGGTATCCGGCTGGTTGTCGCGGGTCCGCCCAACGCGGGCAAGTCGAGCCTGGTCAACGCACTGGCAGGGAGCGAGCGGGCGATCGTAACGGCGATTGCCGGGACCACCCGTGACGTAATCGAGGTGCCGCTGGCGCTCGGCGGCGTGGCGTTCACGCTGGTCGACACCGCCGGGCAGCGCGACACCTACGATCCGGTCGAGCGGATCGGGGTGGCGCGGGCCGAGGCCGAGGCCGCGGGTGCCGACATCCTGCTCTGGCTTGGAGATGCGTCGGATGCTCCGATCCATGACCAGCTGATCCTGGTCGCCCCCAAGGCAGATCTCGAACAATCCGCGGTCGGTCTGCCGGTCTCGTCACTGACCGGCGCTGGCCTCACCGACCTCATGGCCGAGGTGCGCACCCGCGCATCGACCCTCCTGCCGCACGAAGGCCAGATCGCCCTCAACCGCCGCCAGCGCGATTGCCTCGCCGATGCCGAGGACGCCCTGGCATCACCGAGCAGCGACCTTCTCCTCCTCGCCGAACAACTCCGGGCTACCCTCCGCGCGCTCGACCACCTCACCGGCCAGGTAGGGATCGAAGACATGCTCGACGCCCTCTTCACCCGCTTCTGCCTCGGCAAATGA
- a CDS encoding YjbE family putative metal transport protein (Members of this highly hydrophobic protein family,regularly are found preceded by the yybP-ykoY manganese riboswitch (see RF00080). A metal cation transport function is proposed.), with amino-acid sequence MAAATTAAAPGLGGPAAIWGHIVADFSRLNEPAALAAFFQVLMIDLVLAGDNAIVVGALAAGLPPADRRKVIVIGVLAALVLRIAFALVVSQLLRIVGLVLAGGFLLLWVAWKMWRELRAAAGESPGSVEIEGDEHSGMRPAKSFAAAAWAVAVADVSMSLDNVLAVAGAAREHPGILIVGLIVAVALMGVAANIIARFIERYRWIAYVGLVVIVYVALKMIWEGWHNVAPVLGLG; translated from the coding sequence ATGGCCGCAGCGACGACGGCGGCGGCGCCGGGGCTTGGCGGCCCGGCCGCGATCTGGGGCCACATCGTGGCCGACTTCTCGCGCTTGAACGAGCCGGCGGCGCTCGCCGCTTTCTTCCAGGTCCTGATGATCGACCTCGTGCTGGCGGGGGACAATGCGATCGTCGTCGGCGCGCTCGCCGCCGGCCTGCCGCCCGCGGACCGGCGCAAGGTCATCGTCATCGGCGTGCTCGCCGCGCTGGTGCTGCGGATCGCCTTCGCGCTGGTGGTCAGCCAGCTGCTGCGGATCGTCGGGCTGGTGCTCGCGGGCGGCTTCCTCCTCCTGTGGGTCGCGTGGAAGATGTGGCGCGAGCTGCGCGCGGCGGCGGGGGAGAGTCCTGGCAGCGTCGAGATCGAGGGCGATGAGCATAGCGGCATGCGCCCGGCCAAGAGCTTCGCCGCGGCCGCCTGGGCCGTTGCCGTCGCCGACGTCAGCATGAGCCTCGACAATGTGCTGGCGGTCGCCGGCGCCGCGCGTGAGCATCCCGGCATCCTCATCGTCGGGCTGATCGTCGCCGTCGCGCTGATGGGCGTCGCCGCCAACATCATCGCCCGCTTCATCGAGCGCTATCGCTGGATCGCGTATGTCGGGCTGGTCGTGATCGTCTACGTCGCGCTGAAGATGATCTGGGAAGGCTGGCACAATGTCGCGCCCGTCCTCGGCCTCGGCTAG
- the rho gene encoding transcription termination factor Rho — protein sequence MHLKDLKQKTPADLVAMAEEMGVEGASTLRKQDLMFSILKVRAESGAEIMGMGTIEVLNDGFGFLRSPEANYLAGPDDIYVAPNHVRRFGLRTGDTVEGEIRAPRDGERYFALTRVTQINFDDPEAVRHRVNFDNLTPLYPDEKLRLDTLDPTIKDKSARVIDIVAPLGKGQRALIVAPPRTGKTVLLQNIARAITDNNPEVFLLVLLIDERPEEVTDMQRSVKGEVVSSTFDEPASRHVQVAEMVIEKAKRLVEHKKDVVILLDSITRLGRAYNTVVPSSGKVLTGGVDANALQRPKRFFGAARNIEEGGSLSIIATALIDTGSKMDEVIFEEFKGTGNSEIVLDRKVADKRIFPSLDVGKSGTRKEELLVEQGILSKMWVLRRILMQMGTVDAMQFLLDKMKDAKSNEDFFASMNQ from the coding sequence ATGCATCTCAAGGACCTCAAGCAGAAAACCCCCGCCGACCTCGTCGCCATGGCCGAGGAAATGGGCGTCGAAGGCGCCTCCACCCTGCGCAAGCAGGACCTCATGTTCTCTATCCTCAAGGTCCGGGCGGAGAGCGGCGCCGAGATCATGGGCATGGGCACCATCGAGGTGCTCAACGACGGCTTCGGCTTCCTCCGCAGCCCCGAGGCGAACTATCTCGCCGGGCCGGACGACATCTATGTCGCGCCCAACCACGTCCGCCGCTTCGGCCTGCGCACCGGTGACACGGTCGAGGGCGAGATCCGCGCGCCCCGCGACGGCGAGCGCTACTTCGCGCTGACCCGCGTCACCCAGATCAATTTCGACGATCCCGAGGCGGTCCGCCACCGGGTCAACTTCGACAATCTGACGCCGCTCTACCCGGACGAGAAGCTGCGCCTCGACACGCTCGACCCGACCATCAAGGACAAGAGCGCGCGGGTGATCGACATCGTCGCCCCGCTCGGCAAGGGCCAGCGCGCGCTGATTGTCGCCCCGCCGCGGACCGGCAAGACCGTCCTGCTGCAGAACATCGCGCGGGCGATCACCGACAACAACCCGGAGGTCTTCCTCCTCGTCCTGCTGATCGACGAGCGGCCCGAGGAAGTCACCGACATGCAGCGCTCGGTGAAGGGCGAGGTCGTCTCCTCCACCTTCGACGAGCCCGCCAGCCGCCACGTCCAGGTCGCCGAGATGGTGATCGAGAAGGCCAAGCGGCTGGTAGAGCACAAGAAGGACGTGGTGATCCTGCTCGACTCGATCACCCGCCTTGGCCGCGCCTACAACACGGTCGTGCCCTCGTCGGGCAAGGTGCTGACCGGCGGTGTCGACGCCAACGCGCTGCAGCGTCCCAAGCGCTTCTTCGGCGCCGCCCGCAACATCGAGGAGGGCGGCTCGCTCTCGATCATCGCCACCGCGCTGATCGACACCGGCTCCAAGATGGACGAGGTTATTTTCGAGGAGTTCAAGGGTACCGGCAACAGCGAAATCGTGCTCGACCGCAAGGTCGCCGACAAGCGCATCTTCCCCTCGCTCGACGTCGGCAAATCCGGCACCCGCAAGGAGGAGCTGCTGGTCGAGCAGGGCATCCTGTCGAAGATGTGGGTGCTGCGCCGCATCCTCATGCAGATGGGAACGGTCGACGCGATGCAGTTCCTGCTCGACAAGATGAAGGACGCAAAGTCCAACGAGGACTTTTTTGCCTCAATGAATCAATAG
- a CDS encoding CopD family protein gives MNGFHGSDLVGFLGAAYPWVKSAHLTFVIFWMAGLFILPRFYVYHHETTPGSAEDRAWIEREKRVRSIILTPAMLLVWLFGLLLAFNIGAFGQGWFSAKLALVVALTGYQGWMGAYGRKLAGGARPLENKTLRIMNEVPGIAAVLIVTLVIVKPF, from the coding sequence ATGAACGGTTTTCACGGATCGGATCTGGTCGGCTTCCTCGGCGCCGCCTACCCTTGGGTGAAGAGCGCGCACCTGACCTTCGTCATCTTCTGGATGGCGGGCCTGTTCATCCTGCCACGCTTCTATGTTTATCACCACGAGACCACGCCCGGATCCGCCGAGGACCGCGCCTGGATCGAGCGCGAGAAGCGGGTGCGGTCGATCATCCTCACCCCGGCGATGCTGCTGGTGTGGCTGTTCGGCCTGCTGCTGGCGTTTAACATCGGCGCATTCGGGCAGGGCTGGTTCTCGGCCAAGCTCGCGCTGGTGGTGGCGCTGACCGGCTACCAAGGCTGGATGGGCGCCTATGGGCGCAAGCTCGCGGGAGGCGCCCGCCCGCTCGAGAACAAGACGCTGCGGATCATGAACGAGGTGCCGGGGATCGCCGCGGTGCTCATCGTCACCCTGGTGATCGTCAAGCCGTTCTGA
- the hemE gene encoding uroporphyrinogen decarboxylase, with protein sequence MAPPPSDPTSLASAAKPLLRVLRGERLDPPPVWMMRQAGRYLPEYRALRADKGGFLDMVYDPAAAAEITLQPLRRFPLDAAILFSDILIVPHALGQQLSFVAGEGPRLAPPLKDASLDGFQPAPERFQAIYETVRQVRAALDPATTFLGFAGSPWTVATYMVAGQGSRDQEEARSLAYRDPARFAAIIAAIEQATVDYLAGQVAAGVDAVQLFDSWSGSLSPLQFEQWVIAPTARIVAAVRERCPGTPIIGFPKGAGGKLPAYARETGVDALGLDETVDPRWADAALPPGLPVQGNLDPLALIAGGEPLERAVRFVLDALKDRPHIFNLGHGIQQFTPIAHVEQLFALLGNAA encoded by the coding sequence GTGGCCCCGCCGCCGAGCGATCCGACCAGCCTGGCGAGCGCTGCCAAGCCCCTCCTGCGCGTGCTCCGCGGCGAGCGGCTCGACCCCCCGCCGGTATGGATGATGCGCCAGGCCGGGCGCTACCTCCCCGAGTACCGCGCACTCCGGGCCGACAAGGGCGGCTTCCTCGACATGGTCTATGACCCCGCCGCCGCGGCCGAGATCACGCTCCAGCCGCTCCGCCGCTTCCCGCTCGACGCCGCGATCCTCTTCTCCGACATCCTGATCGTCCCGCACGCGCTCGGTCAGCAGCTGAGCTTCGTCGCCGGCGAGGGGCCGCGGCTCGCTCCGCCGCTCAAGGATGCCTCGCTGGACGGCTTCCAGCCGGCCCCTGAGCGCTTCCAGGCGATCTACGAGACGGTCCGGCAGGTCAGGGCCGCGCTGGACCCCGCGACCACCTTCCTGGGCTTCGCAGGAAGCCCCTGGACCGTCGCCACCTACATGGTCGCGGGGCAGGGCAGCCGTGACCAGGAGGAGGCGCGCAGCCTCGCCTATCGTGACCCGGCGCGGTTCGCCGCGATCATCGCCGCGATCGAGCAGGCGACGGTCGACTATCTCGCCGGCCAGGTCGCGGCCGGGGTCGACGCGGTCCAGCTGTTCGACAGCTGGTCGGGCAGCCTCTCGCCGCTGCAGTTCGAGCAGTGGGTGATCGCCCCGACCGCGCGGATCGTCGCCGCGGTCCGCGAGCGCTGCCCCGGAACCCCGATCATCGGCTTTCCCAAGGGCGCCGGCGGCAAGCTCCCCGCCTACGCCCGCGAAACGGGGGTGGACGCGCTCGGGCTGGACGAGACGGTCGACCCGCGCTGGGCGGACGCGGCGCTCCCGCCCGGGCTTCCGGTCCAGGGCAATCTCGACCCGCTCGCGCTGATCGCCGGCGGCGAGCCGCTCGAGCGCGCGGTCCGCTTCGTCCTTGACGCGCTGAAGGACCGTCCCCACATCTTCAATCTCGGCCATGGCATTCAGCAGTTCACGCCGATTGCGCATGTCGAGCAGCTGTTCGCGCTGCTAGGGAATGCGGCATGA
- a CDS encoding Maf family protein, producing the protein MELLLASTSPIRAELLAAAGVGFRAVAPGVDEAKLKDGYHGAAADLATRLAEAKALGVSAGEPDALVIGSDSLVEVDGRRVSKPRDRAEAEEHLRFFAGRTMELTSAAVLARGGAIRWRHAETVRLQVRPLGDAFIRDYLAAEWPAVAYCVGVFRFEGLGVQLFEAVEGSHFSVLGLPLLPLLGALRAEGVLAS; encoded by the coding sequence ATGGAACTTCTGCTCGCCTCGACCAGCCCGATCCGCGCCGAGCTGCTGGCGGCTGCGGGGGTCGGCTTCCGGGCGGTCGCGCCGGGGGTCGACGAGGCCAAGCTCAAGGACGGGTACCATGGCGCGGCGGCCGACCTCGCCACCCGGCTCGCCGAGGCCAAGGCGCTCGGGGTCAGCGCCGGCGAACCCGACGCGCTGGTGATCGGCAGCGACAGCCTGGTCGAGGTGGACGGCCGGCGCGTCTCCAAGCCGCGCGACCGGGCCGAGGCGGAGGAGCATCTCCGCTTCTTCGCCGGCCGGACGATGGAACTCACCAGCGCGGCGGTGCTCGCGCGCGGCGGCGCGATCCGCTGGCGCCACGCGGAGACGGTGCGGCTCCAGGTCCGGCCGCTCGGCGACGCCTTCATCCGCGACTATCTCGCCGCCGAGTGGCCGGCGGTCGCCTATTGCGTCGGGGTGTTCCGTTTCGAGGGGCTGGGGGTGCAGCTGTTCGAGGCGGTCGAGGGAAGCCATTTCTCGGTCCTCGGACTGCCCCTGCTGCCGCTGCTCGGCGCGCTCCGGGCGGAAGGAGTGCTGGCGTCATGA